The following are encoded together in the Vibrio zhugei genome:
- a CDS encoding flagellar basal body P-ring protein FlgI, protein MKTFIFFMFMLITTSTQAARIKDVAQVAGVRSNQLVGYGLVTGLPGTGESTPFSNQSFNTMLKKFGIQLPEGTNPKTKNIAAVMVTAELPAFAKSGQRIDVTVSSIGSAKSLRGGTLMQTMMKGLDGNVYAVSQGNLVVNGFSADGADGSKLVGNIPTVGVISGGATVEREIPTPFSRGDYITFNLFDSDFTTAQRMADSINKFLGPKMASPVDATSVRVRAPRGVSQRVAFLSTVENLTFNPADGAAKIIVNSRTGTIVVGQHVKLKPAAVTHGGMTVAIKENINVTQPNALGGGDTAITPDTDIDVSEKKGKMFKFEPGVTLDDLVRAVNGVGAAPSDLMAILQALKQAGAIEGQLIII, encoded by the coding sequence ATGAAAACGTTCATATTCTTTATGTTTATGCTCATTACGACCAGTACTCAAGCTGCGCGAATTAAAGATGTCGCACAGGTGGCTGGGGTGCGTAGTAACCAATTGGTTGGTTATGGGTTAGTGACTGGGCTGCCGGGAACGGGCGAGTCAACACCGTTTAGTAATCAAAGCTTTAATACCATGCTGAAAAAATTCGGCATTCAATTGCCGGAAGGAACCAACCCAAAGACTAAGAATATTGCCGCAGTGATGGTGACCGCTGAGTTACCGGCGTTCGCTAAATCGGGTCAGAGAATTGACGTGACAGTCTCTTCAATTGGTTCAGCGAAAAGTCTGCGTGGCGGGACGTTGATGCAAACCATGATGAAAGGTCTCGATGGCAATGTGTATGCCGTCTCACAAGGTAATTTAGTCGTGAACGGATTCAGTGCTGACGGTGCTGACGGTTCTAAGTTGGTAGGTAACATCCCAACGGTCGGGGTGATTTCCGGAGGGGCCACAGTAGAACGTGAAATCCCCACTCCTTTTTCTCGTGGTGATTACATCACTTTTAATTTGTTTGATTCGGATTTTACTACCGCACAACGCATGGCGGATTCGATCAATAAATTTTTAGGACCGAAAATGGCCTCTCCTGTGGATGCAACTTCCGTGAGAGTGCGTGCTCCACGAGGTGTGAGTCAACGTGTTGCTTTCTTGTCGACGGTAGAAAACCTGACGTTTAATCCTGCGGATGGGGCGGCAAAAATCATTGTGAACTCAAGAACGGGGACTATCGTGGTTGGGCAACATGTGAAGTTAAAGCCAGCGGCAGTGACGCATGGTGGCATGACTGTTGCTATAAAAGAGAATATCAATGTCACCCAACCGAATGCGTTGGGTGGCGGAGACACCGCGATCACCCCCGATACTGACATTGATGTCTCAGAGAAAAAAGGCAAAATGTTCAAGTTCGAGCCGGGGGTGACATTGGATGATTTAGTCCGCGCTGTGAATGGGGTTGGCGCTGCGCCATCGGATTTAATGGCGATTTTACAAGCATTAAAGCAAGCTGGCGCAATTGAAGGTCAGTTGATCATTATTTAA
- the flgK gene encoding flagellar hook-associated protein FlgK, with amino-acid sequence MASDLLNVGRQSVLTAQRQLNTTGHNISNVNTDGYSRQSVIQGTNAPRQFGGQTYGMGVHVENVRRSWDQFAVKELNVATTHYAHNKDHEQNLDMLSGLLSSVASKKIPENINEWFDAVKTAADTPNDVGARKVVLEKANIIAQNLNDFDDTVRRQFKETNKGLDLGVQRINQLAIEIRDVQRLMMRSPGPHNDLMDRHEKLVRELSEYTKVTVTERKNGEGFNVHIGNGNTLVSGTEASQLTMVDGYPDVHQRRLAMVEGKGVKPITHSDIGGKMGALFEQRDKNIPSMMDEIGRLSTAFSYQVNKLQHQGLDLNGNVGNDLFTDVNSERIAKLRVITNSQSTADMAVYIDDVSHLKGGEYALHYDGSDYTVTTPNGQQKAMIESGDYLYVRGDNGDLTPLDGMRIKVNNAPEEGERILLRPTRSGASDIHVQLQDPDRLAAQSYEASTTFAQGSAKFDIQATGALKEFQVVIGDQGNTFSLQDKNGKVLLDGQAYPPDGPVTFQGTTFELTKGALPKDKFTANLVPSEGDNGNLRKMLVIQNAKNMNDDESTLIDVYHNLNTDFGMKLSTASRLTDVARLEKEGAQERVASISGVNLDEEAANMMKFQQAYMASSRIMQAANETFDAILRLR; translated from the coding sequence ATGGCGTCTGATCTTCTGAATGTTGGTAGGCAAAGCGTACTTACTGCTCAGAGACAACTCAACACCACAGGTCATAACATTTCTAATGTTAATACCGATGGTTACAGTCGGCAGTCTGTAATCCAAGGCACGAATGCGCCTCGTCAATTTGGTGGTCAGACCTACGGCATGGGTGTACATGTGGAAAATGTTCGCCGCTCTTGGGATCAATTTGCCGTCAAAGAGTTGAATGTTGCCACAACGCATTATGCTCACAATAAAGATCATGAACAGAACTTAGATATGCTGTCTGGGCTGTTGTCTTCGGTTGCCTCGAAAAAAATCCCAGAAAACATCAATGAGTGGTTCGATGCGGTGAAAACAGCGGCCGATACCCCGAATGATGTGGGGGCGCGCAAAGTGGTGTTGGAAAAAGCCAACATTATTGCCCAAAACCTCAATGATTTTGATGACACCGTGCGTCGTCAATTTAAAGAAACCAATAAAGGCCTTGATCTTGGTGTGCAGCGCATCAACCAATTGGCAATAGAGATTCGTGATGTCCAGCGTTTAATGATGCGTTCTCCAGGTCCACATAACGACCTGATGGACCGACATGAAAAATTGGTACGTGAATTATCCGAATACACCAAAGTCACGGTAACAGAGCGTAAGAATGGCGAAGGGTTTAACGTGCATATTGGCAACGGGAATACGTTAGTCTCGGGAACCGAAGCCAGTCAATTAACCATGGTCGATGGATACCCAGATGTGCATCAGCGACGTTTAGCTATGGTCGAAGGCAAAGGCGTAAAACCGATCACTCATAGCGATATTGGCGGCAAAATGGGCGCTTTGTTTGAACAACGCGACAAAAACATCCCCAGCATGATGGATGAAATTGGCCGCTTATCCACCGCTTTTTCTTATCAAGTGAATAAGCTACAACATCAAGGTTTGGATTTAAATGGCAACGTTGGTAACGACCTATTTACCGATGTGAACTCTGAGCGTATTGCCAAATTACGCGTCATAACGAATAGCCAATCTACCGCGGATATGGCGGTTTATATTGATGATGTCAGTCATTTGAAGGGCGGGGAGTATGCCCTTCATTACGATGGCAGTGACTACACCGTCACTACCCCGAACGGTCAGCAGAAAGCGATGATTGAAAGCGGTGATTACTTGTATGTACGTGGTGACAATGGTGACTTAACGCCATTAGATGGTATGCGAATTAAGGTCAATAATGCCCCTGAAGAAGGGGAGCGAATTTTGCTTCGCCCGACCCGTAGTGGCGCATCGGATATTCATGTGCAACTGCAAGATCCAGATAGACTGGCCGCACAAAGTTATGAAGCATCGACCACCTTCGCTCAGGGATCGGCCAAGTTTGATATCCAAGCGACCGGCGCGTTAAAAGAGTTTCAAGTTGTGATTGGCGATCAAGGTAATACCTTCTCATTGCAGGACAAAAACGGCAAGGTTTTGCTTGATGGACAAGCGTATCCGCCGGATGGACCGGTGACGTTTCAAGGGACCACATTTGAATTAACCAAGGGCGCATTGCCAAAAGACAAATTTACGGCAAACCTTGTCCCATCGGAAGGGGATAATGGCAACTTACGTAAAATGTTGGTGATTCAAAATGCCAAAAATATGAATGATGATGAATCTACTCTGATTGATGTTTATCACAACTTAAACACCGATTTTGGGATGAAGTTATCGACTGCTTCGCGTTTAACGGACGTTGCTCGTTTAGAAAAAGAAGGGGCACAAGAACGGGTCGCTTCTATTTCAGGCGTCAACTTGGATGAAGAAGCGGCAAATATGATGAAGTTTCAACAAGCCTACATGGCCTCTTCACGGATCATGCAGGCGGCCAATGAAACTTTTGATGCGATATTACGTTTGAGATAA
- a CDS encoding flagellin: protein MTINVNTNVSAMTAQRYLNKATNELNTSMERLSSGNRINSAKDDAAGLQISNRLNSQARGLDVAMRNANDGISISQTAEGAMNESTNILQRMRDLALQSANGTNSSSERRALNEESSALQDELNRIAETTSFGGRKLLNGTFGESAFQIGSGPGEAVIIGLTSVRADDARMGGVTFQGDQGKTKDWGVPAQSRDLKLEFNNALGEPQTIDINAKPGDDIEEVATYINGQTDAFKASVDQDGKLQLFAANGTVNGNLSISGGLATELGLAGGPGIATTVQDVDLTTVGGSQNAVGVLDAALKYVDSQRADLGAKQNRLGHSISNLSNIQENVEASKSRIKDTDFAKETTALTKAQILQKAGTTILAQAKQLPNAAMQLLQ from the coding sequence ATGACCATTAACGTAAATACGAACGTGTCGGCAATGACGGCACAGCGTTACTTGAATAAAGCGACCAATGAACTGAATACCTCGATGGAGCGTTTATCCTCAGGTAACCGTATTAATAGCGCTAAAGACGATGCGGCTGGCTTACAAATTTCAAACCGTTTGAATTCGCAAGCCCGTGGCCTTGACGTTGCGATGCGCAATGCCAATGACGGTATTTCTATTTCTCAGACGGCAGAAGGGGCGATGAATGAGTCGACCAACATTCTGCAACGTATGCGAGATCTAGCACTTCAGTCTGCCAACGGTACCAACTCTAGTTCAGAACGTCGTGCATTGAATGAAGAATCATCCGCACTGCAAGATGAACTGAACCGAATCGCTGAAACCACCTCATTTGGTGGACGTAAGCTCTTAAACGGTACCTTTGGCGAATCCGCTTTCCAAATTGGCTCTGGGCCTGGTGAAGCGGTCATCATTGGTTTAACCAGTGTGCGAGCGGATGATGCCCGAATGGGCGGGGTGACCTTCCAAGGCGATCAAGGTAAAACAAAAGATTGGGGCGTTCCTGCTCAATCTCGTGACTTGAAGCTGGAATTTAATAACGCGCTAGGTGAACCACAAACGATCGATATTAACGCGAAACCTGGTGATGATATCGAGGAAGTGGCCACTTACATCAATGGTCAGACTGATGCGTTTAAAGCCTCGGTAGACCAAGATGGCAAACTGCAGCTTTTTGCCGCCAATGGTACGGTGAACGGCAATCTTAGTATCTCGGGTGGATTAGCAACAGAGCTCGGTTTAGCCGGTGGCCCTGGGATTGCGACCACGGTGCAAGATGTAGATTTGACCACTGTAGGTGGGTCACAAAATGCGGTCGGTGTTCTTGATGCGGCGTTGAAATATGTTGATTCACAGCGTGCGGATTTAGGGGCTAAACAAAACCGTTTGGGCCATAGTATTAGTAACTTATCTAATATCCAAGAAAATGTTGAAGCATCGAAAAGTCGTATTAAAGATACGGATTTTGCCAAAGAAACGACGGCATTAACAAAAGCACAAATTCTGCAAAAAGCAGGGACGACGATCCTTGCTCAAGCGAAACAGTTGCCAAACGCTGCAATGCAACTATTGCAGTAA
- the flgL gene encoding flagellar hook-associated protein FlgL — MINRIASFHNYQAVQNDLRRQETKVHHNQAQLASGKKLLTPADNPLATHYIQNVSQQEEQLNQYLDAITLVRNRLSHQEVLVSNAEEFADDATRNVMEMINGALSPEDRDAHARELQEMESNLLHLANSQDESGNYIFAGTKPKVQPFFRDNNDKVTYSGDQYQRKMRISNSLEMPFNTPGDQLLMKIDNPFGDFEPKYQLQKGSELLLDSARSNNSDNSTYKVSFVGLPSGKFGYQLEQDGSVVKTGEFNPKEGINYTDGDNSLDVKFKGQIKAGDQVTLKPRTSFSLFNSFQDAIEYSKKPVSDASATAELQRVSEELHEGFLHLTKARTDIGARLNTLDTQEDQHRDFKISLAKSKSEFEDLDYSDAVIEFNENSRALEASQKAFGKTKDLTLFNYI, encoded by the coding sequence ATGATTAATCGAATAGCGAGCTTCCATAACTATCAAGCGGTTCAAAATGACTTACGCCGTCAAGAGACCAAAGTGCATCACAATCAAGCGCAGTTGGCATCAGGTAAGAAGTTATTAACGCCTGCCGACAATCCGCTCGCGACTCACTATATTCAAAATGTATCGCAGCAAGAAGAGCAGCTCAATCAGTACCTTGATGCAATTACGTTGGTGCGTAATCGGTTGTCACACCAAGAAGTTTTGGTCTCAAACGCCGAAGAGTTTGCTGATGATGCAACACGCAATGTGATGGAAATGATTAACGGTGCCTTGTCTCCGGAAGATCGTGATGCTCATGCGCGTGAGTTGCAGGAAATGGAAAGTAACTTGCTGCACTTAGCGAATTCACAGGATGAGTCTGGTAATTATATCTTTGCTGGTACGAAGCCAAAAGTGCAGCCTTTTTTCCGTGACAATAATGACAAAGTGACGTATTCCGGAGACCAATATCAACGCAAAATGCGGATTTCTAATTCATTAGAAATGCCATTTAACACGCCTGGTGATCAGCTATTAATGAAGATTGATAACCCGTTCGGCGATTTTGAACCTAAGTATCAATTACAAAAAGGCTCTGAATTACTGCTGGATTCGGCTCGCAGCAACAATAGCGATAACTCAACATATAAAGTCAGTTTTGTCGGTTTGCCGAGCGGCAAGTTTGGTTATCAATTAGAGCAAGATGGCAGTGTGGTGAAAACGGGCGAGTTTAACCCTAAAGAAGGCATCAATTATACCGATGGTGATAATTCGTTAGATGTGAAGTTTAAGGGGCAAATTAAAGCCGGTGATCAGGTCACGTTAAAGCCACGGACGTCATTCAGTCTGTTTAATAGTTTTCAGGATGCGATCGAGTATTCGAAAAAGCCCGTTTCTGATGCCTCTGCAACGGCAGAGTTACAACGGGTATCAGAAGAGCTGCATGAAGGATTTTTACACCTGACTAAAGCTCGAACGGATATTGGTGCTCGTTTGAATACGCTGGATACACAAGAAGATCAGCATCGAGATTTTAAAATCAGTTTGGCGAAGTCAAAAAGTGAATTTGAGGACCTCGATTACTCAGACGCGGTGATTGAGTTTAATGAAAATTCTCGTGCGCTTGAGGCGTCGCAGAAAGCTTTTGGTAAAACTAAAGATTTAACCTTATTTAATTATATATAA
- the flgJ gene encoding flagellar assembly peptidoglycan hydrolase FlgJ: MADSPNDIGFIQDIAGLDSLRKKAIHGDKGAGKEALKSAASQFEAIFTNMMLKSMRDANKAFKSGMFDSHTEDLYRQMRDEQMVSQLSEKGSLGLADMIVKQLSVGETVNAEGEQSFQDAVDRVRRVRQAANQHDSVSAADQTDGVAHSAQQVVTSTDAQPMSFESPYAFVQSLKPYAEKAAQVLGVDSSLLLAQAALETGWGQKVVKNAHHSSHNLFNIKANSAWRGDRVATQTLEYQNAIPVMEKAAFRAYPSYQESFDDYVQFLENNPRYSEALAHKGDRDFIQSIHKAGYATDPNYADKVLRVKSKIDAMKQI, from the coding sequence ATGGCTGATAGTCCAAATGACATTGGGTTTATCCAAGATATAGCAGGTTTAGACTCATTACGTAAAAAAGCCATACATGGTGATAAAGGTGCGGGTAAAGAGGCGTTAAAATCCGCCGCAAGCCAATTTGAAGCCATCTTTACCAACATGATGTTAAAGTCCATGCGTGATGCGAATAAAGCGTTTAAATCCGGTATGTTTGACAGCCACACGGAAGACTTGTATCGACAAATGCGTGATGAGCAGATGGTCAGCCAACTCAGTGAAAAAGGCTCACTAGGGCTTGCCGATATGATCGTCAAGCAGCTATCGGTTGGTGAAACGGTGAATGCAGAAGGTGAACAATCATTCCAAGACGCAGTGGATCGTGTGCGTCGGGTTCGCCAAGCCGCTAACCAGCATGACTCGGTCAGCGCTGCGGACCAAACCGATGGCGTCGCCCATAGCGCTCAGCAGGTTGTCACCTCGACCGATGCACAACCGATGTCGTTTGAATCACCTTATGCATTTGTTCAGTCACTTAAGCCTTATGCTGAAAAAGCGGCTCAGGTGTTGGGGGTCGATTCTTCATTGCTTCTCGCACAAGCAGCCCTAGAAACAGGCTGGGGGCAAAAAGTCGTGAAAAATGCTCACCATAGCAGTCATAACTTATTTAACATTAAAGCGAATTCTGCTTGGCGAGGTGACCGTGTTGCCACACAGACCTTGGAATACCAAAATGCGATTCCTGTGATGGAAAAAGCGGCGTTTCGTGCTTATCCCAGCTATCAAGAGAGCTTTGATGATTATGTCCAGTTTTTGGAGAATAACCCGCGTTATAGTGAGGCTCTAGCCCATAAAGGCGATCGCGATTTTATCCAAAGTATCCATAAAGCGGGGTACGCAACGGACCCTAATTACGCTGATAAAGTGTTGCGCGTTAAATCGAAAATTGACGCCATGAAGCAAATTTAA
- a CDS encoding flagellin, with amino-acid sequence MAVNVNTNVAAMTAQRYLNSANSAQQNSMERLSSGYRINSAKDDAAGLQISNRLNSQSRGLDVAVRNANDGISIAQTAEGAMNETTNILQRIRDLSLQSANGSNSSADRKAIQEEVTALNDELNRVAETTSFGGNRLLNGSYNTKSFQIGSGSGEAVMLSLADMRSDNEKMGGGAYVAQNAKDKDWGVPATGNDLTIDLTDTNGQAQTITIQAKQGDDIEELATYINGQTDLVKASVDDEGRLQMFAGSNKVEGPLTFSGGLAGELNMGAEAQKTVSDINVGTVGGAQQAVAIVDSALKFVDSERAQLGAFQNRFDHAISNLENINENVNASKSRIKDTDFAKETTALTKAQILGQASSSVLAQAKQAPQAALSLLG; translated from the coding sequence ATGGCGGTTAATGTAAATACAAACGTAGCAGCAATGACAGCACAGCGTTATTTGAACAGTGCGAACAGCGCTCAGCAAAATTCAATGGAACGTTTGTCATCCGGTTATAGAATTAATAGTGCGAAAGATGATGCGGCAGGTTTACAGATCTCCAACCGTCTTAACTCGCAAAGTCGTGGCCTAGATGTTGCCGTACGGAATGCCAATGATGGTATTTCCATTGCGCAGACCGCAGAAGGAGCAATGAACGAAACCACCAATATTTTGCAGCGTATCCGAGATCTTTCGCTGCAATCGGCGAATGGTTCTAACTCTTCTGCTGACCGTAAAGCGATTCAAGAAGAAGTCACGGCCTTGAATGACGAACTGAACCGTGTTGCTGAAACTACCTCATTTGGTGGTAATAGGCTGCTGAACGGCTCATACAACACCAAGTCGTTCCAAATTGGTTCTGGTAGTGGTGAAGCCGTCATGCTCAGCCTTGCTGACATGCGTAGCGACAATGAGAAAATGGGGGGAGGTGCTTACGTTGCCCAAAATGCCAAAGATAAAGATTGGGGAGTGCCCGCGACAGGCAATGATCTAACGATTGATCTTACGGATACCAATGGCCAGGCGCAAACCATCACCATTCAAGCTAAGCAAGGGGATGATATTGAAGAGCTGGCGACCTACATCAACGGACAAACAGACCTAGTTAAAGCGTCTGTCGATGATGAAGGCCGATTGCAAATGTTCGCCGGCAGTAACAAAGTTGAGGGGCCTTTGACCTTCAGTGGTGGACTTGCAGGTGAGCTCAATATGGGAGCGGAAGCTCAAAAAACGGTCAGTGACATTAATGTTGGTACTGTGGGTGGCGCTCAACAAGCGGTTGCGATTGTGGATTCCGCATTAAAGTTTGTTGATAGTGAACGGGCACAACTGGGTGCTTTCCAAAACCGTTTTGATCATGCGATTAGTAACTTAGAGAACATTAATGAAAACGTGAATGCTTCTAAGAGTCGTATTAAAGATACCGATTTTGCGAAAGAAACTACGGCGCTTACCAAAGCGCAAATCTTGGGACAAGCTTCTTCGTCTGTATTAGCGCAAGCGAAGCAAGCTCCACAAGCGGCGTTATCTCTATTAGGATAA